One Alligator mississippiensis isolate rAllMis1 chromosome 16, rAllMis1, whole genome shotgun sequence genomic region harbors:
- the LOC102573056 gene encoding CTD small phosphatase-like protein 2-A isoform X1 — protein MLLRSGKITPRVKRPQRRRGSGADLGDVEPLAAETSTPQRARSRGRGPPEEGAREPVTPAKGRVARVHFDLDPSSPDNASLPPRRVDGPASPHAPPASEGLYFGGLLPPQPDDPDAVGLCFPKGLPSVSSPRPPRKEVPIKTRSTPESTLVLELEGTLVCCSLIPDRLPDADCTFPADFQGDRYQVHMKLRPHVQEFLETLFKAYEIFVFTTAKLDYTERILEVLDPQKKLIRHRLYQEDCLCVRGHYLKDLAMLERDLAKTVALDHSLQAYPYQVSNRVPIPSWHGDPQDQELLRLIPVLEKLSQASDVRPEIRRRYRLCRLLAED, from the exons ATGCTGCTGCGCTCGGGGAAGATCACGCCCCGGGTGAAGAGGCCGCAGCGTCGCAGGGGGAGCGGCGCTGACCTGGGGGACGTGGAGCCACTGGCCGCTGAGACCAGCACCCCTCAGCGGGCCAGGAGCCGGGGCCGAGGCCCGCCTGAGGAAGGAGCCAGGG AGCCCGTGACGCCAGCCAAGGGCCGTGTGGCGCGGGTGCACTTCGACCTGGACCCATCCAGCCCGGACAACGCATCTCTTCCCCCAAGGAGAGTGGATG gCCCTGCGagcccccatgccccacctgccTCCGAGGGGCTCTACTTCGGGGgcctgctgccaccccagcccgACGACCCCGACGCCGTCGGCCT GTGCTTCCCCAAAGGCCTGCCCTCCGTGTCCAGCCCACGGCCCCCGAGGAAAGAGGTCCCCATCAAGACCCGCAGCACACCCGAGAGCACGCTGGTCctggagctg GAGGGGACACTAGTCTGCTGCTCCCTGATCCCTGACCGCTTGCCAGACGCTGACTGCACCTTCCCCGCTGACTTCCAGGGCGACCGCTACCAG GTTCACATGAAGCTGCGCCCCCACGTGCAGGAGTTCCTGGAGACGCTCTTCAAGGCTTACGAG atcttCGTCTTCACCACGGCCAAGCTGGACTACACGGAGCGCATCCTGGAGGTCCTGGACCCTCAGAAGAAGCTGATCAG ACACCGGCTGTACCAGGAGGACTGCCTCTGCGTGCGGGGCCACTACCTGAAAGATCTTGCCATGCTGGAGAGGGACCTGGCTAAGACCGTGGCTCTGGACCACTCCCTGCAGGCCTACCCCTACCAG GTCTCCAACAGGGTCCCGATCCCCAGCTGGCACGGGgacccccaggaccaggagctgctgcGGCTCATCCCTGTGCTGGAGAAGCTGAGCCAGGCC AGCGACGTCCGTCCCGAGATCCGGAGGAGGTACCGGCTCTGTAGGCTGCTGGCCGAGGACTGA
- the ADAMTSL5 gene encoding ADAMTS-like protein 5, with the protein MGPPRPGHGPPGRLLLLAWLSFNCACISSAQGATQEPRHRRQLGRGEWTPWGAWSACSSTCGDGVALRTRRCLRFPGEELCEGEPRRYRVCQLHACPSGSVPFRAMQCSLYNSKPILGKPARYQWVPFYGAPNLCDLNCLAAGHNFYYTFGRVLDGTRCSPDSPELCISGQCLRAGCDGILGSGAQRDACGQCGGRNESCVLVQRVFRAAFPSSGYFGYKNVTRIPAGATHIKVTDRSRNYLALMTAEQHYVINGDWAVDPPGVYEVAGTQVHYARTADERESLEAAGPTREDLYVTVLFQEPNPGIEYEFWLPRGHDGHFQADVSPLRQPQPREAHMDPPRQPLPVPRTTPVPTPPSTRATAMRRPPSRTKEVAQTGRCGRCPMPKGRSKRIHHYCHSDFVFQARILSQRLVGQETRYEVQVQHVYRSGSPLLRREYVWAPDTCGCPPLRPRHDYVLMAQRHVNYEHTLNRLLLPPGAYTRPWSPREDRHLRDAARHCPPARPA; encoded by the exons ATGGGCCCCCCGCGCCCCGG GCACGGCCCCCCGGGgaggctcctgctcctggcctggcTGAGCTTCAACTGTGCATGCATCAGCAGCGCTCAG GGGGCCACCCAGGAGCCCCGCCACCGGCGCCAGCTGGGCCGCGGGGAGTGGACGCCGTGGGGGGCCTGgagtgcctgctccagcacctgcGGGGACGGGGTCGCGCTGCGCACCAGGCGGTGCCTCCG GTTCCCAGGAGAGGAGCTGTGCGAGGGGGAGCCCCGGCGGTACCGCGTGTGCCAGCTGCAC GCGTGCCCCAGCGGCTCGGTGCCCTTCCGGGCCATGCAATGTTCCCTGTACAACTCCAAGCCCATCCTGGGGAAGCCGGCGCGGTACCAGTGGGTGCCCTTCTACGGAG CTCCGAACCTCTGCGACCTGAACTGCCTGGCCGCGGGGCACAACTTCTACTACACCTTCGGCAGGGTGCTGGACGGCACCCGCTGCAGCCCGGACTCCCCGGAGCTCTGCATCAGCGGTCAGTGCTTG AGAGCGGGCTGCGACGGGATCCTGGGCTCCGGTGCCCAGCGCGACGCCTGCGGGCAGTGCGGCGGCAGGAACGAGTCGTGCGTCCTGGTGCAGCGGGTGTTTCGGGCCGCGTTCCCCTCCTCCG GATACTTCGGATACAAGAACGTGACGCGCATCCCAGCAGGGGCGACGCACATCAAAGTGACCGACCGGAGCCGTAATTACCTGG cacTGATGACGGCGGAGCAGCACTACGTGATCAATGGGGACTGGGCCGTGGACCCGCCGGGCGTGTACGAGGTGGCCGGCACGCAAGTCCACTACGCCCGCACTGCTGACGAGCGGGAGAGCCTGGAGGCAGCTGGGCCCACGCGGGAGGACTTGTATGTCACG GTCCTGTTCCAGGAGCCGAACCCGGGCATCGAGTACGAGTTCTGGCTGCCGCGGGGGCACGACGGGCACTTCCAGGCTGACGTCAGCCCCTTGCGGCAGCCGCAGCCCCGGGAAGCCCACATGGACCCTCCccgccagcccctgcctgtgccacGGACCACGCCGGTGCCCACCCCGCCTAGCACCAGGGCCACAGCCATGCGCAGACCCCCCAGCCGGACGAAGGAGGTGGCTCAGACAG GCCGGTGCGGCCGGTGCCCGATGCCCAAGGGACGGTCAAAGCGCATCCATCATTACTGCCACAGCGACTTTG TCTTCCAGGCCCGGATCCTGTCGCAGCGGCTGGTGGGGCAGGAGACGCGCTACGAGGTGCAGGTGCAGCACGTGTACCGCAGCGGGTCCCCGCTGCTGCGCCGCGAGTACGTGTGGGCGCCCGACACCTGCGGCTGCCCCCCGCTGCGCCCACGCCACGACTACGTGCTCATGGCCCAGCGCCACGTCAACTACGAGCACACACTCAACCGCCTCCTGCTGCCGCCCGGCGCCTACACCCGGCCCTGGTCACCCCGCGAGGACCGGCACCTGCGCGACGCCGCACGGCACTGCCCCCCGGCCCGCCCGGCATGA
- the LOC102573056 gene encoding CTD small phosphatase-like protein 2-A isoform X2 produces the protein MLLRSGKITPRVKRPQRRRGSGADLGDVEPLAAETSTPQRARSRGRGPPEEGAREPVTPAKGRVARVHFDLDPSSPDNASLPPRRVDGPASPHAPPASEGLYFGGLLPPQPDDPDAVGLCFPKGLPSVSSPRPPRKEVPIKTRSTPESTLVLELEGTLVCCSLIPDRLPDADCTFPADFQGDRYQEFLETLFKAYEIFVFTTAKLDYTERILEVLDPQKKLIRHRLYQEDCLCVRGHYLKDLAMLERDLAKTVALDHSLQAYPYQVSNRVPIPSWHGDPQDQELLRLIPVLEKLSQASDVRPEIRRRYRLCRLLAED, from the exons ATGCTGCTGCGCTCGGGGAAGATCACGCCCCGGGTGAAGAGGCCGCAGCGTCGCAGGGGGAGCGGCGCTGACCTGGGGGACGTGGAGCCACTGGCCGCTGAGACCAGCACCCCTCAGCGGGCCAGGAGCCGGGGCCGAGGCCCGCCTGAGGAAGGAGCCAGGG AGCCCGTGACGCCAGCCAAGGGCCGTGTGGCGCGGGTGCACTTCGACCTGGACCCATCCAGCCCGGACAACGCATCTCTTCCCCCAAGGAGAGTGGATG gCCCTGCGagcccccatgccccacctgccTCCGAGGGGCTCTACTTCGGGGgcctgctgccaccccagcccgACGACCCCGACGCCGTCGGCCT GTGCTTCCCCAAAGGCCTGCCCTCCGTGTCCAGCCCACGGCCCCCGAGGAAAGAGGTCCCCATCAAGACCCGCAGCACACCCGAGAGCACGCTGGTCctggagctg GAGGGGACACTAGTCTGCTGCTCCCTGATCCCTGACCGCTTGCCAGACGCTGACTGCACCTTCCCCGCTGACTTCCAGGGCGACCGCTACCAG GAGTTCCTGGAGACGCTCTTCAAGGCTTACGAG atcttCGTCTTCACCACGGCCAAGCTGGACTACACGGAGCGCATCCTGGAGGTCCTGGACCCTCAGAAGAAGCTGATCAG ACACCGGCTGTACCAGGAGGACTGCCTCTGCGTGCGGGGCCACTACCTGAAAGATCTTGCCATGCTGGAGAGGGACCTGGCTAAGACCGTGGCTCTGGACCACTCCCTGCAGGCCTACCCCTACCAG GTCTCCAACAGGGTCCCGATCCCCAGCTGGCACGGGgacccccaggaccaggagctgctgcGGCTCATCCCTGTGCTGGAGAAGCTGAGCCAGGCC AGCGACGTCCGTCCCGAGATCCGGAGGAGGTACCGGCTCTGTAGGCTGCTGGCCGAGGACTGA
- the LOC106737387 gene encoding transmembrane protein 79: MATLKVPAGCRQLQELDSVQDTLADILSQLQDIDPSRLSLSPFLDLDTQISLAPVSDSPESSVEELRSTSEEDEEASPSLGASFEARAEGQAPGAESPVVQEPGPVVGLDPPGPAPEQSRGAASGDAVIVVLPRETSFLDSVGAAPCWEQPPAPSEELAKVPQCPSAPCPLPRDDQPPPSLCTPSPEEPAPSPPRGRGCSPQCSSAHLKAVSSAFVSLLLAPWILYGLHHLLPFEPPLCPDLASRLAFALRCLLIASVPVVLGVALAALARLCSGTLDPLDARAPPVRLHQLYVSSSMDQLVLFCLNAVVLATFLAQEHLHLLPLLAGLFSIGRCCYWASLRISSAYRGFGFGLSFFPALAMTAYNLFCLYQLGFGFLFAPAGGVGSWTTPAPPPTLAPTSPGN, from the exons atggcCACCCTCAAGGTCCCCGCTGGCTGCCGCCAGCTTCAGGAGCTCGACAGTGTCCAGGACACCTTGGCCGACATCCTCAGCCAGCTGCAGGACATCGACCCCAGCCGCCTCTCGCTCTCGCCCTTCCTGGACCTCGACACCCAGATCTCGCTGGCGCCCGTCTCTGACAGCCCCGAGTCCTCCGTGGAGGAGCTGCGCTCCACCTCCGAGGAGGACGAGGAGGCCTCCCCCAGCCTCGGGGCATCCTTCGAGGCCAGGGCTGAGGGCCAGGCCCCGGGGGCTGAGTCTCCAGTGGTCCAGGAGCCCGGGCCTGTTGTGGGGCTAGACCCCCCGGGCCCTGCCCcggagcagagcaggggggcagcgtCCGGGGACGCGGTGATCGTGGTGCTGCCCAGAGAGACGAGCTTCCTGGATAGCGTGGGGGCAGCGccgtgctgggagcagcccccggcccccagcGAAGAGCTGGCGAAGGTGCCgcagtgcccctctgccccctgcccgctGCCCAGGGATGACCAgccaccccccagcctctgcacCCCGTCTCCTGAGGAGCCGGCCCCTAGCCCACcaagaggcagggggtgcagcccccAGTGCAGCAGCGCCCACCTGAAGGCCGTGTCGTCTGCCTTCGTCTCGCTGCTCCTGGCACCCTGGATCCTCTAcggcctccaccacctcctgccctTCGAGCCACCGCTGTGCCCGGACCTGGCCAGCCGCCTGGCCTTCGCGCTGCGCTGCCTCCTCATCGCCAGCGTCCCTGTCGTGCTGG GTGTCGCGCtcgcagccctggccaggctctgctcGGGGACCCTGGACCCGCTGGATGCCCGCGCGCCGCCCGTCCGGCTCCACCAGCTCTACGTCTCCAGCTCCATGGACCAGCTGGTCCTCTTCTGCCTCAACGCGGTGGTGCTGGCCACCTTCCTGGCCCAGGAGCACCTGCAcctcctgcccctcctggccGGACTCTTCTCCATCGGCAG atGCTGCTACTGGGCCAGCCTCCGGATCAGCAGCGCCTACCGTGGCTTCGGCTTCGGCCTCTCCTTCTTCCCTGCCCTGGCGATGACGGCCTACAACCTCTTCTGCCTCTACCAGCTGGGCTTCGGCTTCCTCTTTGCCCCCGCGGGGGGTGTTGGCAGCTggaccacccctgccccacctcccacgCTGGCCCCGACAAGCCCTGGCAACTGA